A region of Armatimonadota bacterium DNA encodes the following proteins:
- a CDS encoding DUF3084 domain-containing protein yields MTRLAIICITWMFISAVTAYYADIWGRRLGKKRKTIGRLRPKHTAIVIITSAGAVIALLSFVILLTADAGIRRALLNWDQTVAEKRALETQLAQQKTDLEAQIAAKQDQVNRNTALIASAEGRVKEATRRLASVQKDLAATQAERTAAQKQLADSKTQLASVQASLKQIATELATTSNRLKQTRVTLRAQQEQLKNGYRVLSRMYQAGEQANAAVARTLQGEVAARKGDELGRIVVPRGVSLTQAREALRRLLNDAGRLVQQRAKSSKYEGNPFVAVRPKMVYQAVNGRPKQVWLSGQKSMDLAAAGLAGANVPPGGTVVRVVAKANAMGGDTVPVDFELFENHVIFDRNQVIGSLEIKASDGKPAVMNALTGALKDVRAKALESGLIPAADGSVGSLPAYQLPDVFSEIMRARREGQQLIAVRVMAAKETWTSDELELKFEVQRYTRGG; encoded by the coding sequence ATGACACGACTTGCGATTATCTGCATAACCTGGATGTTCATCTCGGCGGTTACGGCTTACTACGCCGACATCTGGGGCCGGCGGCTCGGCAAAAAGCGCAAGACGATCGGGCGTCTCCGCCCTAAGCACACGGCCATTGTCATCATCACATCGGCCGGCGCGGTAATCGCGTTGTTGTCGTTCGTCATTCTGCTGACTGCCGACGCCGGCATCCGGCGCGCGCTGCTGAACTGGGACCAGACGGTTGCGGAGAAGCGCGCCCTGGAGACCCAGCTTGCGCAGCAGAAGACCGACCTGGAAGCGCAAATTGCGGCGAAGCAGGACCAGGTAAACAGGAATACGGCCCTCATCGCATCCGCCGAAGGCAGAGTGAAGGAAGCAACACGACGCCTTGCCTCAGTGCAAAAGGACCTCGCTGCAACTCAGGCCGAACGCACCGCGGCGCAAAAGCAGCTCGCAGACTCGAAAACGCAGTTGGCCAGCGTCCAGGCTTCACTGAAACAGATTGCCACGGAACTGGCCACGACCAGCAATCGCCTGAAGCAGACAAGAGTGACCCTGAGGGCTCAGCAGGAACAGCTCAAGAACGGTTACAGAGTCTTGAGCCGAATGTACCAGGCCGGAGAGCAGGCGAACGCCGCCGTTGCACGCACCCTTCAAGGGGAAGTGGCGGCCCGCAAGGGGGATGAACTGGGCCGAATCGTGGTTCCGCGCGGGGTTAGCTTGACCCAGGCGCGGGAGGCGCTCCGGCGCTTGTTGAACGATGCGGGCCGCCTGGTGCAGCAGCGCGCCAAGTCTTCGAAGTATGAAGGCAACCCGTTTGTGGCGGTTCGCCCCAAGATGGTATACCAGGCCGTGAACGGGCGTCCGAAGCAGGTGTGGCTCAGCGGCCAGAAGAGTATGGACCTCGCAGCGGCGGGCCTCGCGGGCGCCAACGTGCCCCCCGGCGGGACGGTGGTCCGGGTTGTGGCGAAGGCCAACGCGATGGGCGGCGATACGGTCCCGGTCGACTTCGAGCTGTTTGAAAACCACGTCATCTTCGACAGGAACCAGGTGATAGGCTCCCTGGAGATCAAAGCGTCCGACGGCAAGCCCGCCGTGATGAATGCGCTCACCGGCGCGCTCAAAGACGTTCGGGCGAAGGCGCTTGAAAGCGGTCTCATCCCGGCCGCGGACGGGTCCGTCGGCTCGCTGCCCGCCTATCAGCTTCCGGACGTGTTCAGCGAGATCATGCGTGCGCGCCGCGAGGGGCAGCAATTGATCGCGGTACGAGTCATGGCCGCCAAGGAGACCTGGACATCGGACGAACTGGAGCTCAAGTTCGAGGTGCAGCGTTACACGAGAGGCGGGTAG
- the lptB gene encoding LPS export ABC transporter ATP-binding protein yields MEITTDNLVKAYHGRNVVDGVSFHVKQGEVVGLLGPNGAGKTTSFYMVVGLVKPQTGTVMLDDMEITRLPMYRRARMGIGYLAQEPSVFRKLTVEQNINLVLEMMPLTAAVRRKRLVDLMEEFEIATKAHQSAQSLSGGERRRLEIARSLATDPKFILLDEPFTGVDPLAIQSIQEHVRTLKDRGIGVLITDHNVRETLAITDRSYIMSTGKIVTSGSSDDLVNDPIARKFYLGDQFEM; encoded by the coding sequence ATCACGGCCGCAACGTTGTGGATGGCGTTTCCTTCCACGTGAAGCAGGGCGAGGTAGTGGGTTTGCTCGGGCCGAACGGCGCCGGCAAGACGACGTCGTTCTATATGGTCGTGGGGCTCGTGAAGCCGCAGACCGGCACGGTGATGCTGGACGATATGGAGATCACGCGACTGCCCATGTACAGGCGAGCGCGGATGGGGATCGGCTACCTGGCACAGGAACCAAGCGTGTTCCGCAAGTTGACTGTGGAGCAGAACATCAATCTTGTTCTGGAAATGATGCCGCTGACGGCCGCCGTTCGGCGGAAGCGGCTTGTGGATCTGATGGAGGAGTTCGAGATAGCCACGAAGGCGCATCAGTCCGCCCAGTCGCTTTCCGGAGGGGAGCGGCGGCGACTGGAAATCGCGCGCTCACTGGCGACGGACCCGAAGTTCATCCTGCTGGATGAGCCGTTCACGGGCGTCGACCCGCTTGCCATTCAAAGCATTCAAGAACACGTGCGCACGCTGAAGGACCGCGGCATCGGCGTCCTGATAACGGATCACAACGTCCGCGAGACGCTGGCGATCACGGACCGCAGCTATATCATGTCGACCGGCAAGATCGTGACCTCCGGGTCGTCGGACGATCTGGTCAACGACCCCATCGCCAGGAAGTTCTACCTTGGAGACCAGTTTGAAATGTGA
- a CDS encoding LptF/LptG family permease, protein MKLAYRYIFRELLGPMVFGVAAFVTILVAGRPLQDIMKLAFQGVEPALLVRLFLLLLPPIVVMTLPMSMLLATLMGFGRLSGDSETVAMYAGGVSLYRLAIPVVVLALAVMALTIAVNEKVAPWSIDQSDRLRDQIEGQVSQQTHVALKLPQYAGNQVSGMVLADVFTPRTGILENVTAHEYRNGVPTRVLWAKKAVHKTDNHWKLIDGWYQNVGPNAKGSPLAEFAEWDLTIQQSAAEIEAEGKKPAEMSMAQLIRKIASLNRDGRGAETPEYEVAWWNRLAMPFASVVFALVGLPLGLRPHRTSGGLGLGLSIVIIFLYWVVWYYTGNLGAKGVVPPFVASWFANFLGIGIGTALLVRAPK, encoded by the coding sequence ATGAAACTCGCATACCGCTACATATTCCGGGAACTGCTGGGGCCGATGGTCTTCGGGGTCGCGGCGTTCGTCACCATCCTGGTGGCCGGGCGGCCGCTTCAGGACATCATGAAGCTGGCGTTCCAGGGCGTGGAGCCTGCGCTGCTGGTGAGGCTGTTCCTCCTCCTGCTTCCGCCGATCGTCGTGATGACGCTCCCGATGAGCATGCTGCTCGCGACTCTCATGGGGTTCGGCCGGCTCAGCGGGGACAGTGAAACCGTGGCGATGTATGCAGGCGGCGTGAGCCTGTACCGCCTCGCGATACCCGTGGTGGTTCTCGCGCTGGCAGTCATGGCGCTGACCATCGCGGTGAACGAGAAGGTTGCCCCATGGTCGATCGATCAGTCGGACAGGCTGCGGGACCAGATCGAAGGGCAGGTGAGCCAGCAGACTCACGTAGCGCTGAAATTGCCGCAGTATGCCGGCAATCAGGTTTCTGGCATGGTGCTGGCGGACGTTTTCACTCCGCGAACCGGCATTCTGGAAAACGTGACGGCCCATGAGTATCGCAATGGAGTGCCCACACGCGTTCTCTGGGCGAAAAAGGCCGTTCACAAGACGGACAACCACTGGAAGTTGATCGACGGATGGTATCAGAACGTCGGTCCGAATGCGAAAGGCTCACCGCTGGCCGAATTCGCCGAGTGGGACCTCACGATTCAGCAGTCGGCCGCCGAGATTGAAGCGGAAGGCAAAAAGCCCGCCGAAATGAGCATGGCACAGCTGATCAGAAAGATCGCCAGCCTGAATCGGGACGGCCGGGGGGCGGAGACGCCGGAATACGAAGTCGCGTGGTGGAACAGGCTTGCGATGCCGTTTGCCAGCGTGGTTTTCGCGCTGGTTGGCTTGCCGCTGGGACTGCGGCCGCATCGTACGAGCGGCGGGCTGGGACTGGGCCTCAGCATCGTGATCATTTTCCTGTACTGGGTGGTGTGGTATTACACCGGAAACCTGGGGGCAAAGGGTGTGGTGCCACCGTTCGTTGCCAGCTGGTTTGCGAATTTCCTGGGCATTGGAATCGGCACGGCGCTGCTTGTGAGGGCGCCGAAGTGA